A DNA window from Hydra vulgaris chromosome 13, alternate assembly HydraT2T_AEP contains the following coding sequences:
- the LOC136089913 gene encoding piggyBac transposable element-derived protein 4-like: MSSADVVQTNKRKKVKNMQYSWSNDEISGCCANYEFTGTPGVQPDISNFEPHQLFEFFVTNEICDYIVEQTNLYALQSLKEKQLKPKSRFKMWTPVTRDDIRIYIGFILNRGIIWKPTYELYHTTNVIYATPMVRKVIKYDRFRLIDTFIHFVNNSNLDESALKCAKIKPIHDYLFTLFRKAQRNIAIVESLLLWKGRLSWKQYIPSKQTRFGIKSFILAESKTGYIWNGFLYTGKVDKINTDNYNYIATSIVMTLMNNFLNKGYCVFIDNWYTSVEVCHKLLLNKTGWVGTVRKDRKDLPTGLIYKKLQPDEKFVQFEKSTGIMCTKWRDEIDIYLLSTCIKNSIVEVTRSGKPRIIPAVVDLYNKNMGGVDQGDQMLTTYISECKRVKKWYKKYFMHLINTSVHNAYCIAKKLGFTKTSIVFRQRIIEYIFSTYVDQTKNLKARGCSSVNSNPMRLVERHFPSLIPPNPMRATPSRRCAVCSANKIRTDTRYMCFDCDVGLCVNYCFKHYHTSRDLKINVL, from the coding sequence ATGTCTTCAGCAGACGTAGTTCAAACAAATAAACGAAAAAAGGTCAAAAATATGCAATATTCATGGTCTAATGATGAAATTTCAGGCTGCTGTGCCAATTATGAGTTTACTGGTACCCCAGGAGTACAACCTGACATATCCAATTTTGAACCACACCAACTGTTTGAGTTCTTTGTGACCAATGAAATTTGTGATTACATAGTTGAACAAACAAACTTGTATGCTTTGCAATCTCTGAAAGAGAAGCAGTTAAAGCCAAAATCTAGATTTAAAATGTGGACTCCAGTAACTAGGGAtgatatacgtatatatattgGTTTTATTCTGAATCGTGGTATTATTTGGAAACCAACATATGAGTTGTATCATACAACCAATGTGATATATGCTACACCAATGGTGcgtaaagttattaaatatgataGATTTAGACTTATTGATACATTTATTCACTTtgttaataattctaatttagaTGAAAGTGCTCTAAAGTGTGCAAAAATAAAGCCTATTCATGACTATCTATTCACACTTTTTCGTAAAGCTCAACGCAATATTGCAATTGTTGAATCTTTACTTTTATGGAAAGGAAGATTGAGCTGGAAACAGTATATCCCAAGTAAACAAACAAGATTTGGTATAAAGTCATTCATTCTAGCTGAATCTAAAACAGGATATATTTGGAATGGTTTTTTATACACAGGGAAGGTGGATAAGATAAACACTGACAACTATAATTATATAGCTACAAGTATTGTTATGACacttatgaataattttttaaacaaaggttaTTGTGTATTTATTGATAACTGGTACACATCTGTTGAAGTTTGTCacaaactattattaaataaaactggTTGGGTTGGCACAGTAAGAAAAGACCGGAAAGATCTGCCAACTGgattaatttacaaaaagttacaaCCAGATGAGAAGTTTGTTCAGTTTGAAAAAAGTACAGGTATTATGTGTACGAAATGGAGAGATGAAATCGATATCTATTTATTAAGCACTTGCATTAAAAATAGTATCGTAGAAGTAACTAGATCTGGTAAACCAAGAATAATACCTGCTGTTGTtgatttatataacaaaaacatggGCGGTGTCGATCAAGGTGACCAAATGTTAACCACTTATATTTCAGAATGTAAAAGGGTTAAgaaatggtataaaaaatacttcatGCACCTAATAAACACATCTGTTCATAATGCTTACTGTATAGCTAAAAAGTTAGgatttacaaaaacatcaattgTATTTCGCCAAAGGATTAtcgaatacatattttcaacTTATGTTGACCAAACGAAGAACTTAAAAGCTAGAGGTTGTTCTTCAGTTAATTCTAATCCAATGAGACTAGTTGAGAGACATTTTCCATCATTAATACCTCCTAATCCAATGAGGGCAACCCCATCCAGAAGATGTGCAGTATGTAGTGCTAACAAAATACGAACTGACACTAGATACATGTGTTTTGATTGTGATGTTGGTCTCtgtgttaattattgttttaaacacTATCATACTTCTAgagacttaaaaataaatgttttataa